In a single window of the Aridibaculum aurantiacum genome:
- a CDS encoding dihydrodipicolinate synthase family protein, which translates to MKLNKKYSGVIVPTVTPLTADHTLDHQAVEKMFENFSANRVMPFIIGTTGESASLTVELKQDFIKQAARLKKADTVLYAGIASNVFEESVQLAKFAFDNGVDVVAANLPSYYALSNDQIKMYFEQLANAVPGPLIIYNIPATTHMSIPLELIDELSYHPNIVGTKDSERSEERLQQSLALWAGREDFCHFLGWAAKSADALIGGSDGLIPSTGNLHPGIYNEMVQAVAAGDHAKAYEMQRLSDVLGDLYQKGRTLGQSLWALKVLMREAGLCQPNVMPPLQSMSADEEQALLAAFTDIINKEGLQLSQSLSHA; encoded by the coding sequence ATGAAGTTGAACAAGAAATATTCAGGTGTGATTGTACCAACCGTTACACCACTTACAGCCGATCATACATTGGATCACCAGGCGGTAGAAAAGATGTTTGAGAACTTTTCTGCAAACCGTGTAATGCCGTTCATTATTGGCACTACCGGTGAGTCTGCATCACTTACTGTAGAGCTGAAACAGGACTTTATTAAGCAGGCAGCCAGGCTAAAGAAGGCTGATACTGTTTTATACGCAGGCATTGCATCCAATGTATTTGAAGAGAGTGTACAACTGGCAAAGTTTGCATTTGATAATGGCGTAGATGTAGTAGCGGCTAATCTTCCTTCTTATTATGCCCTATCAAATGATCAAATCAAAATGTACTTCGAACAATTGGCCAACGCTGTTCCCGGCCCGTTAATCATTTACAATATTCCGGCTACTACGCACATGTCTATCCCGCTTGAGCTGATAGATGAACTTAGTTATCATCCCAACATAGTAGGAACAAAAGACTCTGAGCGCAGTGAAGAACGCCTGCAACAATCACTTGCATTATGGGCAGGGCGTGAAGACTTTTGTCACTTCCTTGGTTGGGCAGCAAAATCTGCGGATGCACTCATTGGCGGTAGCGACGGACTGATACCAAGTACGGGTAATCTTCACCCGGGTATCTATAACGAAATGGTACAGGCTGTTGCGGCAGGTGATCATGCAAAGGCTTATGAAATGCAAAGGCTTTCTGATGTGCTGGGTGATCTTTATCAAAAGGGAAGAACATTGGGACAGTCGCTATGGGCACTAAAAGTTTTAATGCGTGAAGCAGGACTTTGCCAACCGAATGTAATGCCACCATTACAATCCATGTCAGCCGACGAAGAACAAGCTTTATTAGCAGCTTTTACAGACATCATAAATAAAGAAGGATTACAATTATCACAATCATTATCACATGCCTGA
- a CDS encoding iron-containing alcohol dehydrogenase — MLDQQSTIAPTVTTPAVGALSIHFPGKLLFGKGTLEKLPAEVQLPGVSKVLLVTIEPLLAKLQPIIQELESNNIQVSVDTSITQEPSFEDFQLLMKTITPINPDVVVGIGGGSVLDVAKLVAAQLDNEQTLQEYVGIGLLKGRSKRLICMPATSGTGSEASPNAILVDNADNQKKGIISPFLVPDVVIVDPLLTMSVPPAITAATGLDALTHCLEAYTNKFAQPFIDMFAFEGMRLIAAHLVQAVKHGDDEEARTQVAMGSLLGGFCLGPVNTAGVHALSYPLGSTFHLAHGLSNALLLPYVMEYNLPAAPRRYADVAVALGCSREADDMETAKKGIEKVRSFIAECGVPARLRDVNIPREAIPQMAVDALKIQRLLKNNPRHISEQDAIDIYEAAY; from the coding sequence ATGCTAGATCAACAAAGTACTATAGCGCCTACTGTTACAACTCCTGCGGTTGGTGCTTTAAGCATACATTTTCCCGGCAAGCTGTTGTTTGGTAAAGGCACGTTAGAAAAACTGCCAGCCGAAGTACAACTGCCAGGCGTAAGTAAAGTGCTATTGGTTACAATAGAACCTTTGCTTGCAAAACTGCAACCTATCATCCAGGAGTTAGAAAGTAACAATATCCAGGTATCAGTAGATACAAGCATCACCCAAGAGCCATCATTCGAAGACTTTCAGCTTCTGATGAAAACGATTACACCTATCAATCCGGATGTAGTGGTTGGTATTGGTGGCGGAAGTGTATTGGATGTAGCCAAGCTGGTCGCCGCTCAGTTAGACAATGAACAAACATTGCAGGAGTATGTAGGCATAGGGCTCTTGAAAGGTCGTAGCAAAAGGTTGATCTGTATGCCTGCAACATCAGGCACTGGTAGCGAGGCTTCGCCAAATGCTATCCTTGTTGACAATGCCGACAATCAAAAGAAAGGCATCATCAGTCCCTTCCTTGTTCCCGATGTGGTGATTGTTGATCCGCTGCTTACTATGAGTGTGCCGCCTGCTATCACTGCAGCTACCGGCCTCGATGCGTTGACGCATTGCCTGGAAGCATACACCAATAAGTTCGCGCAGCCTTTCATCGACATGTTTGCTTTCGAAGGCATGCGGCTCATAGCGGCTCACCTTGTGCAGGCTGTAAAGCACGGCGATGATGAAGAGGCGAGAACGCAGGTGGCTATGGGTAGTTTGCTCGGTGGCTTTTGCCTCGGCCCTGTGAACACTGCCGGGGTGCATGCATTGTCGTACCCGCTCGGCAGCACGTTTCACCTGGCGCATGGACTAAGCAATGCACTGTTGTTGCCTTATGTGATGGAGTATAATCTTCCTGCTGCGCCTCGCCGTTATGCTGATGTAGCCGTGGCATTGGGTTGCAGTCGCGAAGCTGATGACATGGAAACGGCTAAAAAAGGGATTGAAAAAGTTCGCTCCTTCATTGCTGAATGTGGCGTGCCTGCACGTCTTCGTGATGTCAACATTCCTCGCGAAGCAATTCCGCAGATGGCTGTCGATGCATTGAAAATTCAAAGGTTGTTGAAGAACAACCCAAGGCATATCAGCGAGCAGGATGCCATAGATATCTATGAAGCGGCCTATTAA
- a CDS encoding aldehyde dehydrogenase (NADP(+)), translating to MSIQGLNYIGYSTSAKGSESFQAFSTVSNSYLPGDFTYATTDELAAAVSLAATAFHAYKEVSAESKAVFLEAIAEEIMALGDALIGRCVAESALPVGRITGERGRTCNQLKLFAQLLRDGWWVDARIDTAQPDRQPVPKPDIRRMYIPIGPIAVFGASNFPLAFSTAGGDTASALAAGCPVIVKAHPSHPGTNELISKAIIKAAKDTGMPEGVFSSVYLTNEQSIELVQHPAIKAVGFTGSRHVGMLLHKAAAERQEPIPVYAEMSSTNPFILMEGALSTQASKIAKELTASVNLGAGQFCTNPGLVFAIDSDATQSFLKEFASQFQAATPATMLNKNICQSYTNGVSTLQAADGVSLLSKAITDVSADKYEGQPVAFTVNAQTFSVNTELSHEVFGPSTLVVVCKNEAELHQALESLEGQLTATVHATSEDAAALRPIINIITQKAGRIIYGGYPTGVEVCHSMHHGGPFPSTSDARYTSVGTAAIYRFVRPVALQDFPDHLLPEALQNANPLNILRLVNGEWTTKAIA from the coding sequence ATGTCGATACAAGGTTTGAATTATATAGGTTATAGCACAAGTGCAAAGGGAAGTGAAAGCTTCCAGGCTTTTTCAACGGTTTCGAATTCGTACTTGCCGGGTGATTTTACCTATGCAACTACGGATGAATTAGCAGCTGCAGTGTCTTTGGCGGCAACAGCTTTCCATGCTTACAAAGAAGTAAGTGCTGAAAGCAAAGCAGTTTTCCTGGAGGCGATTGCTGAAGAGATCATGGCTTTAGGTGATGCGTTGATAGGTAGATGTGTTGCTGAGTCTGCATTACCCGTTGGAAGGATAACAGGTGAACGCGGTCGTACGTGTAATCAACTTAAGTTGTTTGCACAGTTGTTACGCGATGGATGGTGGGTAGATGCACGTATCGATACTGCGCAGCCTGACAGGCAGCCGGTTCCAAAGCCGGACATACGGAGAATGTATATTCCAATTGGACCAATAGCTGTATTTGGTGCCAGTAATTTTCCACTGGCATTCTCAACTGCAGGTGGTGATACTGCATCGGCACTTGCTGCGGGTTGTCCGGTTATTGTGAAGGCGCATCCTTCTCACCCCGGAACAAATGAATTGATATCAAAAGCTATCATCAAGGCGGCGAAAGATACAGGTATGCCTGAAGGTGTTTTTTCCTCGGTATATCTTACCAATGAACAATCAATCGAACTGGTACAACATCCTGCAATCAAAGCGGTAGGTTTTACAGGCTCAAGACATGTAGGAATGTTGTTGCATAAGGCTGCTGCCGAGCGGCAAGAGCCTATTCCTGTGTATGCAGAAATGAGTTCTACAAACCCTTTCATCCTGATGGAAGGAGCACTGTCAACACAAGCATCTAAAATTGCAAAAGAGCTTACCGCTTCAGTAAACTTAGGTGCGGGGCAGTTCTGTACCAACCCGGGATTGGTGTTCGCCATTGACAGCGATGCTACACAATCATTCCTTAAAGAATTTGCAAGTCAATTCCAGGCTGCTACTCCGGCAACCATGCTCAATAAGAACATCTGTCAATCTTATACCAATGGTGTTTCTACTTTGCAGGCAGCAGATGGTGTCAGCCTTTTATCAAAAGCCATAACTGATGTGTCTGCTGATAAATATGAAGGACAGCCGGTTGCTTTTACAGTAAATGCACAAACCTTTTCTGTTAACACTGAGTTATCGCATGAAGTTTTTGGGCCTTCAACATTGGTGGTGGTTTGTAAGAACGAAGCAGAGCTGCACCAGGCACTAGAGTCGCTGGAAGGACAACTTACAGCAACGGTGCATGCCACCAGTGAAGATGCAGCTGCATTGCGCCCAATCATAAACATCATCACGCAAAAGGCAGGTCGTATCATCTATGGCGGTTATCCAACAGGTGTAGAGGTTTGTCATTCCATGCATCATGGAGGACCATTCCCTTCTACGTCTGATGCTCGATATACCTCTGTTGGTACCGCAGCTATCTATCGTTTTGTACGCCCGGTGGCACTGCAGGATTTTCCTGATCACTTGCTGCCTGAAGCTTTGCAAAATGCTAATCCTCTAAATATTCTTCGTTTGGTAAATGGTGAGTGGACCACTAAAGCCATTGCTTAA